The Argopecten irradians isolate NY chromosome 16, Ai_NY, whole genome shotgun sequence genome window below encodes:
- the LOC138310525 gene encoding 3-[(3aS,4S,7aS)-7a-methyl-1,5-dioxo-octahydro-1H-inden-4-yl]propanoyl:CoA ligase-like: protein MGKLSYLHINPTAPNTYITLNDAMKKNAENCPDTEAFIYRNEHGDRRSITFGDLYERGQCVAQYLVTSGVQRQDKVALFGPNTLARIVAEFGILLAGAVVLHLNVDVKTASDTNDILEKAKCKVVFVDPGENDIFLPTIQKLINECQLIFLRKPGSAYTDPVVINDIQTSCDTSVKLPEVQPEDEAIIFTTSGSTGKPKMVIHCHFDFTLGLEAYFELLPESKKTFNDRPFCWLGGSQAFATVSGSTIVFTDSNLGSSARGIKLIWKIITEEKVTDGMFMPYCLYDLLAEQDNIKDDGYRLETIMTGGQVIDKECTKVIGRFCKKIGVGYGSTEVMGVSFILIENSEDFETGCVGKPIPGVEVRIVGENGQVVPVGEEGELQIRSSFLTKGYYADEEMTNRAYTKDRPSWFRIEDIGKMTESGELIMRGRVKENISRGGRKILPGVVDDVVKKMEGISLVATVAVPDVRLYEEVCVCYTATDGVDLSPSDVELYCKQNFSTEETGDGMGSSPTYFIRFDSFPTVFTGKVDKQTLKRQAAERLNLTLQLN, encoded by the coding sequence ATGGGTAAGCTGAGCTATCTCCATATCAATCCGACAGCACCGAACACGTACATAACACTTAACGATGCTATGAAGAAAAATGCAGAGAACTGTCCAGACACAGAGGCATTCATCTACCGCAACGAACACGGAGATCGCCGGAGTATCACCTTTGGCGACCTGTATGAACGGGGCCAATGTGTGGCGCAGTACCTCGTAACTTCTGGGGTACAACGACAGGACAAGGTCGCCTTGTTTGGTCCAAACACTCTGGCCAGAATTGTCGCAGAATTCGGCATTCTATTGGCAGGGGCGGTCGTCCTTCATCTTAATGTCGATGTCAAAACTGCTAGCGATACAAACGATATTTTAGAAAAAGCTAAATGCAAAGTTGTATTTGTTGATCCTGGTGAAAACGACATTTTTCTACCGACTATACAAAAACTGATAAACGAATGTCAGTTGATCTTTCTTAGAAAACCAGGTTCAGCCTACACCGACCCGGTCGTTATTAACGATATTCAAACATCCTGCGATACTTCCGTGAAATTACCAGAAGTACAACCTGAAGACGAGGCTATCATATTTACCACATCCGGTAGTACCGGCAAACCCAAAATGGTTATTCATtgtcattttgattttactCTAGGACTCGAAGCATACTTTGAACTTCTTCCAGAGTCAAAGAAAACGTTTAATGATCGTCCGTTCTGTTGGCTGGGTGGATCACAAGCATTTGCAACGGTTTCAGGGAGCACTATTGTTTTCACAGATTCTAACCTTGGTTCAAGTGCGAGAGGTATCAAACTTATCTGGAAAATCATAACAGAAGAAAAAGTCACAGATGGTATGTTCATGCCATATTGTCTGTACGACCTGCTTGCAGAGCAAGACAATATAAAAGACGATGGATATCGGTTGGAGACCATCATGACAGGTGGTCAAGTTATCGATAAGGAATGTACCAAAGTTATTGGCAGATTCTGTAAAAAGATAGGTGTTGGGTATGGATCAACAGAGGTCATGGGTGTCTCGTTTATTCTAATAGAAAATAGCGAGGATTTCGAAACAGGATGTGTTGGAAAACCAATACCTGGCGTAGAGGTGAGGATAGTTGGTGAAAATGGGCAAGTTGTGCCGGTTGGAGAAGAAGGGGAGCTGCAGATTAGGAGCTCTTTTCTGACGAAAGGTTACTATGCCGATGAGGAAATGACGAACAGGGCATACACCAAAGACAGACCCAGCTGGTTCAGGATAGAAGACATCGGCAAAATGACCGAATCGGGCGAACTAATTATGCGCGGTAGAGTCAAAGAGAACATATCCCGAGGGGGACGTAAAATCCTACCTGGGGTGGTAGATGACGTGGTGAAGAAGATGGAAGGTATTAGTCTTGTGGCGACAGTGGCGGTACCGGATGTACGTTTATATGAGGAAGTGTGCGTCTGTTATACAGCCACTGATGGAGTGGATTTGTCTCCGTCAGATGTAGAGCTTTATTGTAAACAGAACTTCTCTACAGAGGAAACTGGTGACGGCATGGGATCCAGCCCGACATATTTCATCAGGTTTGACAGTTTCCCTACTGTCTTTACTGGAAAGGTTGATAAACAAACACTGAAGCGACAGGCGGCAGAACGCTTGAATCTTACCCTCCAGTTGAATTAG